TTGGTCACAAGTTTGTTtgtcgccaagaagcccgaAGACTACATCTCACGTCTGGACTCGATACACACGAATGGTTCTGAAGTTTTTTGGTCTTGAAGTTTTTAATTACGTTTACGGCGCTGAGCCACTAGCTTCTTGTAAAATGCCTTCTTTCCGCTGGTCTTTTGCTTCTGAATGCCAGCGTACTTTGTGGTGAACTTGTCCTTGTCATAGGTGCTCATAACCTCCTCGAGCATGGTGGCCTTCCTCTCCTTGCGCGTCAACCTGGCGCTGTAGAACTCGGTGGGTCCGGCGATGATCTCGCCGACCTGAGAATACTCGGGGGCGCTCGTGCGGAGGGTCTTCTTCTGGTGCTTGGGGTCCAGGATGCCTCGCATGCGGAGGAGCTGCCAATCCCGCTTGAACTCGGGGGTGAGGACCGTCTTGGGGAGGTCGAACCAGTTGGCTCCGGCTGTAGTCTAGTCGCAAAAACATGTTAGCTTGGAGGTTCTGAAGAGGTGTCCTCGTGTGATTGCCAATTGTTTGCGCCAGGTAAATGTCAGAGTAACTATGAAATAAGATATCATGTGGTCACGGTCCTTTGATCCAAAACGGATACTGTCCCATGTCAAGAGAAAATTTGGGATTTACTTTCATCATGAAGCGCAAGAGCAGAAGGGAGTAGAGAGAGTATTCTTACCTTTTCCTTGGACTTCAGTCCCGTTTGCGGCTGAGGGGGTGCTCGAACAGACAGGTCgttcttcttgctgctgctgctatcGCTGGCAGGCTGCTGCACGACCTTGACCGTGTCGGGCTTCACCCCCCGAGCAGCAGCCGGGACGAGGTCGGCAGACGCAGCAGGGCCATCTCTCAGGCGCTGCTCAGCCTTGCGCAGCAGTTCATCGACCTGAGCATCCAAGATGTCTGTCATGATCTGCTGTCGACCAGGAGGGAAAGAAAGGAAGCAGGTCGAGGAGAGAAGGCTGGCGCAAGAAATAGTTGAcggcagaaaaaaaaatatgGGGACGGAGCGTGGTGGAGAAGGGAAGTGTGGCACGGGCGGTGACACACCAGCCACATTCGGAGGTGGTAAGGTTGACAGAAATGCATGGGGCTCAAGTACATGAAACGGGGGTCCAAGTGCTCACCCTATTTTGTTCCCCCTTCCAAGTCCCGCTAACCTCTGTTGGCGCCCCATCACTCCAACCTTCTGACGCCCAATCGTCATGGCTCATCGCCCTccgccaacaccaaccaccatCTCAGCTGCTGTTTGTTTAGGTACCAACACCAAATCCCCCCCAGGTCGTGTCCAAGTGTTTTTTTTCTCGTTTACTTACCAGTTCAAAACAGCTTCATAAAAATGGATCCCCAGAACCCCCAAGGTGCTCAGCAGAATCGCCAACGCCCTGTCTACGACCCCAGTCAGGGCGGTCACTATAGTAAGTCCACGCGCGCCGCCGTCGAATAAACAGCCCCTCCCTCTTGACCGCGTCTTTGGAAGGCTGACCTTGTCGTGACGCGCAGGCGCATGTGCTGCTGTACGTCCAGCTTAGATCCCCTTCGATTCGCGATCGCGCGCGTACCTCGCCGCGTCTCGCGATAGCTCCAATTCCATGCGCTGACAGCTCGTCGTTCTATAGCTTGCATCCCAGGGTTTCGCGCCCTCGGAGCTCTACACCGGACCTTGGGCCAATGTATGTCGCATACTGTCTCCACGCGCGCGCAAAGCTGACCACGCAACGATTGCAGGCTCATCAGGGTCTTACCGGCCAGTACAAGGACATCCTGACCACCTACTGGCAGCACACCATCTCGCACCTCGAGAATGACACCCACGACTACAAGATCCACCAGCTCCCGCTGGCGCgcatcaagaaggtcatgAAGGCTGACCCCGAGGTCAAGATGATCTCCGCCGAGGCTCCCATCCTCTTTGCCAAGGGTTgcgacatcttcatcaccgaGCTCACCATGCGCGCCTGGATCCACGCCGAGGAGAATAAGCGCCGCACTCTGCAGCGCTCCGACATCGCGTCCGCTCTAGCAAAGTCCGACATGTTCGACTTTCTCATCGACATTGTGCCTCGCGAGGAGGCTTCCTCCCACGCGAAGCGGACCACCCAGACGGCTGCCGCGCCCCAGGCTGTTCCCGCCGCTCCTGGCCAAGGTCAGATGCCCGGTCAGCACGCCAACATGCCCCAGGCTCCTAACCAGCCTCATCCCATGGGCGCTCCCGACTACATGGGCGGACATGGTCTTACTGAGCAGGACTACCGTAACCAGCCCAACATGTACCCGGGTCAGGCTGTCCCAGCTCCTCAGGCCGCCTACGGACAGACCCAGCCCCCAGGCATGTACGGCGAGATGGAGGGAATGTATCCCTACTCGGCCATGCCTCCCCAGCAGGTATGATGTCCAGTCTCGAGTCGGCCGTTAGTCACTAACAAGGCGCAGGCTCCCATGTCCTCGGAAGAGTTTGAGTAAACACTCAAACATGTTATGCGTCCCTATCTCAAGCGCTTGATCCTTAGAGGCAAGGAAATGAGGCAATGATACTTGGGTGTACAAATTTGAGCAATCGCTCGGCCCGGCTCAGGGTTCACGATGGAAAGGATGTCTGGCGTAACGGAATTTATGCTTTATATGCAAACACAATTAGCTTCCCAGGTAGACCTGGTGGACTGCACATTACAGTAAGAAACACTCGCTCATTGCAATTGAACAAAGACATTCAGCACCCGCCCCGATAGTGGGACGGCAGAGGCTGAATTGTTTTGCATTTATACATTCGTGGCACTATATGCTTGTTTACCTGTTCATGCCGAATCGTGAAGAAAAGTTGGCCAGCGGCGCGCTTCTAACGGGACTGGCCGCGATGGGTGTCAATCTGTAGTTTGTCAGTAACTTGAGAAACTTGTGATGGCGAAGTTTGC
This Fusarium keratoplasticum isolate Fu6.1 chromosome 6, whole genome shotgun sequence DNA region includes the following protein-coding sequences:
- a CDS encoding Histone domain-containing protein; amino-acid sequence: MDPQNPQGAQQNRQRPVYDPSQGGHYSACAALASQGFAPSELYTGPWANAHQGLTGQYKDILTTYWQHTISHLENDTHDYKIHQLPLARIKKVMKADPEVKMISAEAPILFAKGCDIFITELTMRAWIHAEENKRRTLQRSDIASALAKSDMFDFLIDIVPREEASSHAKRTTQTAAAPQAVPAAPGQGQMPGQHANMPQAPNQPHPMGAPDYMGGHGLTEQDYRNQPNMYPGQAVPAPQAAYGQTQPPGMYGEMEGMYPYSAMPPQQAPMSSEEFE